Proteins from one Megalopta genalis isolate 19385.01 chromosome 1, iyMegGena1_principal, whole genome shotgun sequence genomic window:
- the LOC117220676 gene encoding uncharacterized protein LOC117220676, translated as MENCSLHCDSDASHLEIPLNSDRVIHKRRSSVFQSRIVDFDQCEENQNSMDNDDMKHYASKTLQEDDFDFEQYIHNLKNERKQWITMLKQRKSERKRLLNQKLRLESQRQPFDLTVLTDSERAFVLARPNYQNIYENNKKLREKTVKLSILNQMVYRVNQKFISRMEVGLRKITEKIIEKTKS; from the exons atGGAGAACTGCAGCCTACATTGTGATAGTGATGCATCGCATTTGGAAATACCGTTGAATAGTGACAGAGTAATTCACAAACGTCGATCTTCTGTATTTCAAAGTCGTATAGTTGATTTTGACCAATGTGAAG AAAATCAGAACTCTATGGACAATGATGACATGAAACACTATGCATCAAAAACATTACAAGAAGACGATTTCGATTTTGAACAATATATACATAACCTTAAAAATGAGAGAAAGCAATGGATAACTATGTTGAAACAAAGGAAATCGGAACGGAAAAGATTGTTGAACCAGAAATTGCGATTAGAAAGCCAAAGGCAACCTTTTGATCTAACTGTTTTAACAGATTCTGAAAGAGCGTTCGTTTTGGCCCGCCCAAATTATCAGAATATTTACGAAAACAATAAAAAGTTACGAGAAAAAACAGTAAAACTATCAATTCTAAACCAAATGGTTTACAGAGTAAATCAGAAATTTATTTCGAGAATGGAGGTAGGACTTCGTAAAATAACAGAAAAGATTATTGAGAAGACAAAATCATGA
- the LOC117220664 gene encoding calcyclin-binding protein: MSTKADEVKLDIEELDKLLQQASRQKVKDVISVEIRKLQTDLKKLQEDEKSAPIKSSDATVNTTQKFYEVKLNNYGWDQTDTSVKLYVTLENVQQLPKESVVCNFTEKSLDLHVLGLDNKNYVLTINNLCEEIEPTKSCFKVKKDMVIVSVIKKEMKTWSHVTGIEKRIKTSKSSLPDMDDESDTGSKIMNLMKTMYHEGDDDVKRTIAKAWTESMQKTAPGLSDLQFCD, from the exons ATGTCTACTAAAGCTGACGAG GTTAAATTGGATATAGAAGAATTAGACAAATTGCTTCAGCAAGCAAGTCGACAGAAAGTTAAAGATGTAATTAGTGTTGAGATTCGAAAGTTACAAACAGACTTGAAGAAGTTACAAGAAGATGAGAAAAGTGCACCTATAAAATCCTCCGATGCAACAGTCAATACTACTCAGAAATTTTATgaagttaaattaaataattatggtTGGGATCAAACGGACACATCAGTAAAGTTATATGTTACTTTGGAGAATGTACAACAGTTGCCTAAGGAATCTGTTGTATGCAATTTTACCGAGAAATCTTTGGATCTGCATGTTCTTGGATtagataataaaaattatgttttaacAATTAATAATCTATGCGAAGAGATAGAACCAACCAagagttgtttcaaagtaaagaAAGATATGGTTATTGTTTCTGTTATTAAGAAAGAAATGAAAACATGGTCACACGTGACAGGAATAGAAAAGAGGATAAAAACATCAAAATCGTCACTTCCTGATATGGATGATGAAAGTGACACTGGATCAAAAATAATGAACTTAATGAAAACAATGTATCATGAAGGAGATGATGATGTGAAAAGAACAATAGCCAAAGCCTGGACGGAGAGTATGCAGAAAACAGCTCCTGGTCTGTCAGATCTTCAATTTTGTGACTAA
- the Sin1 gene encoding SAPK-interacting protein 1 isoform X3, with product MEESDDEDLDGLGESYDVQMDMEYSHRERSNTAKRLEKMDLERKKAAKVNIKWENNPAISLTQQSELFQRKDFRKKTGQISKRQSLLSEQLEKCPNLPQNPFMEYAKFDGSAQVDIPIRKYRIFMCMLPKEHRMYPLQVIVVATAKVLEFIGLICYKYSNEHPDHPLKEDITRYGLYFTEDDGEVDWDLPCLDPRETISKFEFTALGLTEMKPSDRARHNMITRVETKDEESFIERQNKEQQEVAEDLAKMEGHTTAMEAPLYQSYRHLILYVSLIFNSILQLILSLPSRRVYIINKVRTKTEICLGISGEKIEINPIITGKGAGRFWNRQRAVSYQIDNIAWCEITETKGSKTIFTLVYTPHSSTSENILVSSGQFKNHEFEADSITGEEIVRKINHILELHSSTSRKEYLAQKERKTARRKSFHLHR from the exons ATGGAAGAAAGCGACGACGAAGATCTAGATGGCCTCGGCGAGTCTTACGACGTACAGATGG ACATGGAGTATAGTCATAGAGAACGGTCTAATACTGCTAAAAGACTAGAGAAAATGGATCTTGAAAGAAAAAAAGCTGCCAAAGTAAATATAAAGTGGGAGAATAACCCCGCGATATCTCTTACCCAACAATCAGAGTTATTTCAGAGAAAAGACTTTCGTAAAAAGACTGGGCAAATTAGTAAAAGGCAATCTCTTTTATCAGAACAACTGGAGAAATGTCCAAACTTACCGCAAAATCCATTTATGGAATATGCTAAATTCGATGGTAGT GCACAAGTTGATATCCCTATCAGAAAGTACAGGATTTTTATGTGTATGCTACCGAAAGAGCACAGAATGTATCCTTTACAAGTAATCGTAGTTGCTACCGCAAAAGTATTGGAGTTCATTGGATtaatttgttacaaatactCGAACGAACATCCTGACCATCCTTTAAA AGAAGACATCACAAGATACGGCTTGTATTTCACTGAAGATGACGGCGAAGTTGATTGGGATTTACCGTGCCTAGACCCGAGAGAAACCATTTCAAAATTTGAATTTACGGCACTTGGCCTTACGGAAATGAAACCAAGTGATCGAGCGAGACACAACATGATCACTCGTGTGGAAACGAAAGACGAAGAAAGCTTTATAGAGAGACAGaataaagaacaacaagaagttGCAGAGGACTTGGCAAAAATGGAAGGACACACCACTGCCATGGAAGCTCCATTATACCAATCATACAGGCATCTTATTTTATATGTATCGTTGATCTTCAATAGCAttttacaattaattctttCGCTTCCTTCGCGCAGGGTATACATAATCAATAAAGTCAGAACAAAGACTGAAATCTGCCTGGGAATCTCAGGTGAAAAAATTGAAATCAATCCAATAATAACTGGCAAAGGTGCTGGGCGATTTTGGAACAGGCAACGCGCAGTTAGCTACCAAATAGACAATATTGCCTGGTGTGAAATTACAGAAACAAAGGGATCAAAGACTATTTTTACGTTAGTTTATACGCCGCATTCTTCTACTTCCGAAAATATCTTAG TGTCATCTGGACAATTCAAAAATCACGAATTCGAGGCAGATTCGATAACTGGCGAGGAGATAGTCAGAAAAATAAATCATATACTTGAATTACACAGTAGTACATCAAGAAAAGAATACTTGGcacaaaaagagagaaaaacagCTCGGCGCAAAAGTTTTCATTTGCACAGATGA
- the Sin1 gene encoding SAPK-interacting protein 1 isoform X2, with amino-acid sequence MAFYDNDHWLLSHIRDSFLLTDNTGQCEIVMVGEDIPKQLKSNGTLQCYPGMEESDDEDLDGLGESYDVQMDMEYSHRERSNTAKRLEKMDLERKKAAKVNIKWENNPAISLTQQSELFQRKDFRKKTGQISKRQSLLSEQLEKCPNLPQNPFMEYAKFDGSAQVDIPIRKYRIFMCMLPKEHRMYPLQVIVVATAKVLEFIGLICYKYSNEHPDHPLKEDITRYGLYFTEDDGEVDWDLPCLDPRETISKFEFTALGLTEMKPSDRARHNMITRVETKDEESFIERQNKEQQEVAEDLAKMEGHTTAMEAPLYQSYRVYIINKVRTKTEICLGISGEKIEINPIITGKGAGRFWNRQRAVSYQIDNIAWCEITETKGSKTIFTLVYTPHSSTSENILVSSGQFKNHEFEADSITGEEIVRKINHILELHSSTSRKEYLAQKERKTARRKSFHLHR; translated from the exons ATGGCGTTTTACGATAATGACCACTGGCTCCTGTCACACATCCGCGATAGCTTTTTATTGACAGACAACACAG GCCAGTGCGAGATAGTAATGGTCGGGGAGGATATCCCTAAACAATTAAAATCGAATGGCACGTTGCAGTGTTATCCTGGCATGGAAGAAAGCGACGACGAAGATCTAGATGGCCTCGGCGAGTCTTACGACGTACAGATGG ACATGGAGTATAGTCATAGAGAACGGTCTAATACTGCTAAAAGACTAGAGAAAATGGATCTTGAAAGAAAAAAAGCTGCCAAAGTAAATATAAAGTGGGAGAATAACCCCGCGATATCTCTTACCCAACAATCAGAGTTATTTCAGAGAAAAGACTTTCGTAAAAAGACTGGGCAAATTAGTAAAAGGCAATCTCTTTTATCAGAACAACTGGAGAAATGTCCAAACTTACCGCAAAATCCATTTATGGAATATGCTAAATTCGATGGTAGT GCACAAGTTGATATCCCTATCAGAAAGTACAGGATTTTTATGTGTATGCTACCGAAAGAGCACAGAATGTATCCTTTACAAGTAATCGTAGTTGCTACCGCAAAAGTATTGGAGTTCATTGGATtaatttgttacaaatactCGAACGAACATCCTGACCATCCTTTAAA AGAAGACATCACAAGATACGGCTTGTATTTCACTGAAGATGACGGCGAAGTTGATTGGGATTTACCGTGCCTAGACCCGAGAGAAACCATTTCAAAATTTGAATTTACGGCACTTGGCCTTACGGAAATGAAACCAAGTGATCGAGCGAGACACAACATGATCACTCGTGTGGAAACGAAAGACGAAGAAAGCTTTATAGAGAGACAGaataaagaacaacaagaagttGCAGAGGACTTGGCAAAAATGGAAGGACACACCACTGCCATGGAAGCTCCATTATACCAATCATACAG GGTATACATAATCAATAAAGTCAGAACAAAGACTGAAATCTGCCTGGGAATCTCAGGTGAAAAAATTGAAATCAATCCAATAATAACTGGCAAAGGTGCTGGGCGATTTTGGAACAGGCAACGCGCAGTTAGCTACCAAATAGACAATATTGCCTGGTGTGAAATTACAGAAACAAAGGGATCAAAGACTATTTTTACGTTAGTTTATACGCCGCATTCTTCTACTTCCGAAAATATCTTAG TGTCATCTGGACAATTCAAAAATCACGAATTCGAGGCAGATTCGATAACTGGCGAGGAGATAGTCAGAAAAATAAATCATATACTTGAATTACACAGTAGTACATCAAGAAAAGAATACTTGGcacaaaaagagagaaaaacagCTCGGCGCAAAAGTTTTCATTTGCACAGATGA
- the Sin1 gene encoding SAPK-interacting protein 1 isoform X1: MAFYDNDHWLLSHIRDSFLLTDNTGQCEIVMVGEDIPKQLKSNGTLQCYPGMEESDDEDLDGLGESYDVQMDMEYSHRERSNTAKRLEKMDLERKKAAKVNIKWENNPAISLTQQSELFQRKDFRKKTGQISKRQSLLSEQLEKCPNLPQNPFMEYAKFDGSAQVDIPIRKYRIFMCMLPKEHRMYPLQVIVVATAKVLEFIGLICYKYSNEHPDHPLKEDITRYGLYFTEDDGEVDWDLPCLDPRETISKFEFTALGLTEMKPSDRARHNMITRVETKDEESFIERQNKEQQEVAEDLAKMEGHTTAMEAPLYQSYRHLILYVSLIFNSILQLILSLPSRRVYIINKVRTKTEICLGISGEKIEINPIITGKGAGRFWNRQRAVSYQIDNIAWCEITETKGSKTIFTLVYTPHSSTSENILVSSGQFKNHEFEADSITGEEIVRKINHILELHSSTSRKEYLAQKERKTARRKSFHLHR; the protein is encoded by the exons ATGGCGTTTTACGATAATGACCACTGGCTCCTGTCACACATCCGCGATAGCTTTTTATTGACAGACAACACAG GCCAGTGCGAGATAGTAATGGTCGGGGAGGATATCCCTAAACAATTAAAATCGAATGGCACGTTGCAGTGTTATCCTGGCATGGAAGAAAGCGACGACGAAGATCTAGATGGCCTCGGCGAGTCTTACGACGTACAGATGG ACATGGAGTATAGTCATAGAGAACGGTCTAATACTGCTAAAAGACTAGAGAAAATGGATCTTGAAAGAAAAAAAGCTGCCAAAGTAAATATAAAGTGGGAGAATAACCCCGCGATATCTCTTACCCAACAATCAGAGTTATTTCAGAGAAAAGACTTTCGTAAAAAGACTGGGCAAATTAGTAAAAGGCAATCTCTTTTATCAGAACAACTGGAGAAATGTCCAAACTTACCGCAAAATCCATTTATGGAATATGCTAAATTCGATGGTAGT GCACAAGTTGATATCCCTATCAGAAAGTACAGGATTTTTATGTGTATGCTACCGAAAGAGCACAGAATGTATCCTTTACAAGTAATCGTAGTTGCTACCGCAAAAGTATTGGAGTTCATTGGATtaatttgttacaaatactCGAACGAACATCCTGACCATCCTTTAAA AGAAGACATCACAAGATACGGCTTGTATTTCACTGAAGATGACGGCGAAGTTGATTGGGATTTACCGTGCCTAGACCCGAGAGAAACCATTTCAAAATTTGAATTTACGGCACTTGGCCTTACGGAAATGAAACCAAGTGATCGAGCGAGACACAACATGATCACTCGTGTGGAAACGAAAGACGAAGAAAGCTTTATAGAGAGACAGaataaagaacaacaagaagttGCAGAGGACTTGGCAAAAATGGAAGGACACACCACTGCCATGGAAGCTCCATTATACCAATCATACAGGCATCTTATTTTATATGTATCGTTGATCTTCAATAGCAttttacaattaattctttCGCTTCCTTCGCGCAGGGTATACATAATCAATAAAGTCAGAACAAAGACTGAAATCTGCCTGGGAATCTCAGGTGAAAAAATTGAAATCAATCCAATAATAACTGGCAAAGGTGCTGGGCGATTTTGGAACAGGCAACGCGCAGTTAGCTACCAAATAGACAATATTGCCTGGTGTGAAATTACAGAAACAAAGGGATCAAAGACTATTTTTACGTTAGTTTATACGCCGCATTCTTCTACTTCCGAAAATATCTTAG TGTCATCTGGACAATTCAAAAATCACGAATTCGAGGCAGATTCGATAACTGGCGAGGAGATAGTCAGAAAAATAAATCATATACTTGAATTACACAGTAGTACATCAAGAAAAGAATACTTGGcacaaaaagagagaaaaacagCTCGGCGCAAAAGTTTTCATTTGCACAGATGA